A genome region from Thermoanaerobacterales bacterium includes the following:
- a CDS encoding helix-turn-helix transcriptional regulator, protein MSQLGKRIMHMREARQISQNALAKKSGVAQSSISDIESGKRIPSVPTLERLAAALGVPVTALFAGGDETPGDVTKTGTD, encoded by the coding sequence GTGTCCCAATTGGGAAAGCGCATCATGCATATGCGTGAGGCGCGGCAGATCAGCCAAAACGCACTCGCCAAGAAATCCGGCGTTGCTCAGTCTTCAATCAGCGATATCGAAAGCGGTAAGAGAATACCGTCGGTGCCTACGCTTGAAAGGCTTGCCGCCGCCCTGGGCGTTCCCGTGACCGCCCTGTTCGCCGGCGGGGATGAAACGCCCGGCGACGTGACCAAAACCGGTACCGACTAA